A section of the Campylobacter porcelli genome encodes:
- a CDS encoding hydrogenase small subunit: MVDNHNVTTIQNRLSELAKLPKMKSNSSIMEVLNEHGFTRRDFMKWAGAMTALMALPASFAPMVAQAAELSDRLPVIWLHMAECTGCSESLLRSDTPTIDSLIFDYISLEYHETVMAASGWQAEENLEQAIEKYKGKYVLMVEGGIPDGDSAFYLTVGPKGTTGREHAIHASDNALAIFAIGTCSSFGGIQAAAPNPTNAQPLHKITNKPVINVPGCPPSEKNIVGNVLNFLLFGTLPALDVYNRPKWAYGLRIHDLCERRGRFDAGEFVQEFGDEGAKKGYCLYKVGCKGPYTFNNCSRERFNQHTSWPIQAGHGCIGCSEPDFWDQMGPFEVPLGDRLYNTVFDGLGADAISDKIGIGVLAITGVAVAAHALIATATKEKE; the protein is encoded by the coding sequence ATGGTAGATAATCACAATGTAACCACCATACAAAATAGACTATCAGAGTTAGCCAAGCTTCCAAAAATGAAGTCAAATAGCTCTATTATGGAGGTTTTAAATGAGCATGGATTTACTCGCCGTGACTTTATGAAGTGGGCTGGAGCGATGACGGCTCTTATGGCTTTGCCAGCTAGTTTTGCACCTATGGTGGCTCAAGCTGCTGAGCTTAGCGATAGATTGCCTGTGATTTGGCTACATATGGCTGAATGTACTGGCTGTAGCGAAAGTCTTTTAAGGAGCGATACGCCTACAATTGATAGCTTGATATTTGATTATATTAGCTTAGAATATCACGAGACAGTTATGGCCGCTTCTGGCTGGCAAGCTGAAGAGAATTTAGAACAAGCCATAGAAAAATATAAAGGCAAATATGTTTTAATGGTAGAAGGTGGAATTCCAGATGGCGATAGTGCATTTTATCTAACAGTAGGACCAAAGGGCACAACAGGTAGAGAACACGCCATTCATGCTAGTGATAATGCTCTTGCTATCTTTGCCATAGGGACTTGCTCTAGCTTTGGCGGTATTCAAGCTGCAGCACCAAATCCTACAAACGCTCAGCCACTTCACAAAATTACCAATAAACCAGTAATAAATGTCCCAGGCTGTCCTCCAAGTGAGAAAAATATCGTTGGAAATGTTTTAAATTTCTTACTATTTGGCACACTTCCAGCTCTTGATGTTTATAATAGACCAAAGTGGGCTTATGGGCTTAGAATTCACGATCTTTGCGAAAGACGCGGTCGTTTTGACGCTGGTGAGTTCGTGCAAGAATTTGGCGATGAAGGTGCTAAAAAGGGCTATTGCTTATATAAAGTTGGCTGTAAAGGGCCATATACATTTAATAACTGCTCTAGAGAGAGATTTAATCAACATACTAGCTGGCCTATTCAAGCTGGACATGGATGTATTGGCTGCTCTGAGCCGGATTTTTGGGATCAGATGGGGCCATTTGAGGTGCCACTAGGCGATAGATTGTATAATACCGTATTTGATGGGCTTGGAGCGGACGCTATAAGCGATAAGATCGGTATAGGTGTATTAGCCATCACAGGTGTAGCTGTAGCGGCTCATGCACTTATCGCTACTGCAACAAAAGAGAAGGAGTAA
- a CDS encoding nickel-dependent hydrogenase large subunit, with product MSGQRIVVDPITRIEGHLRVEVVVDENNVVKEAYSGSTLWRGIEVIVKGRDPRDAGFMTQRICGVCTFSHYRAGIEAVENALGIVPPLNAKLTRTLMNAALFLHDHPVHFYQLHALDFVDVVSALSADPKKASEEAFKYCDTPYACGADQLKLVQDKVKKFVEKGNLGPFANAYWGHSTYKFTPEQNLIALSHYLECLRLQRTIAQAMAVFGAKQPHPQSLTVGGVTCVMDLQSPARLGEYMVKFQEMADFVNRAYWPDLVMAAKAYANEPSVVNDVGTPNLLTYQDFQIGANEYLFDGGYILNCDISKVFEVDESKITEEATRSWYKNNSPLHPYDGDTTPNYTGFKDAKTLNAKGEMEDTKVFDIDGKYSWIKAPRYDSLPMQVGPLANIVVNYVKGNKNVVPVVDKFLAETGLPVSAVLSTLGRTACRMIEAKIIADNTLKALNNLIENLKIDDSTCAKYQIDPTKEYKGRFIGNVPRGMLSHWCRIKNGVIENWQAVVPSTWNASPKDAKGQMGSYEACLIGLKIADLKQPLEIIRKIHSYDPCIACAVHVMDTKGNELSSYKVNPNLI from the coding sequence ATGAGCGGACAAAGAATAGTAGTTGATCCTATTACAAGAATCGAAGGTCACCTTCGTGTGGAGGTAGTTGTAGATGAGAATAATGTAGTTAAAGAGGCTTATAGTGGCTCAACTCTTTGGCGTGGTATTGAAGTGATTGTAAAGGGTAGAGATCCAAGAGATGCTGGATTTATGACTCAAAGAATTTGTGGAGTGTGTACATTTTCTCACTATAGAGCAGGTATTGAAGCTGTAGAAAATGCTCTTGGTATCGTTCCTCCACTTAATGCAAAATTAACTAGAACTCTTATGAATGCAGCTCTATTTTTACACGATCATCCGGTGCATTTTTATCAACTCCACGCACTTGACTTTGTCGATGTGGTAAGTGCTCTTAGTGCTGATCCTAAAAAGGCTAGTGAAGAAGCATTTAAATACTGCGATACCCCATATGCTTGTGGTGCAGACCAGCTAAAATTAGTCCAAGATAAGGTGAAAAAATTTGTAGAAAAAGGCAATCTTGGGCCATTTGCTAATGCCTATTGGGGGCACTCTACTTATAAATTTACTCCAGAGCAAAATCTAATAGCCCTTAGCCACTATCTAGAGTGCTTAAGACTTCAAAGAACAATTGCTCAAGCTATGGCGGTATTTGGTGCTAAACAGCCTCATCCGCAAAGCCTTACAGTTGGTGGGGTAACTTGTGTAATGGATTTACAAAGTCCAGCAAGACTTGGCGAATATATGGTTAAATTCCAAGAGATGGCTGATTTTGTCAATCGTGCTTACTGGCCTGATCTTGTAATGGCAGCTAAGGCTTATGCTAATGAGCCAAGCGTGGTAAATGATGTTGGAACTCCAAATTTACTAACATATCAAGATTTTCAAATTGGTGCTAATGAGTATCTATTTGATGGTGGATATATATTAAATTGCGATATATCTAAGGTGTTTGAAGTAGATGAGAGCAAAATTACTGAAGAGGCTACTCGCTCATGGTATAAAAATAATTCTCCACTTCACCCATACGATGGCGATACTACGCCAAATTATACAGGCTTTAAAGATGCTAAAACTCTTAATGCTAAAGGGGAGATGGAAGATACAAAAGTATTTGATATAGATGGCAAATATAGCTGGATTAAAGCTCCAAGGTATGACTCGCTTCCAATGCAAGTTGGCCCACTAGCAAATATAGTTGTAAATTATGTAAAAGGCAATAAAAATGTAGTGCCAGTAGTGGATAAATTCCTAGCTGAGACTGGACTACCTGTGAGTGCTGTATTATCAACTTTAGGTAGAACTGCGTGCAGAATGATCGAAGCAAAAATTATCGCTGATAATACCTTAAAAGCTCTAAATAATCTAATTGAGAATTTAAAAATAGATGATAGCACATGTGCTAAATACCAAATAGATCCAACAAAAGAGTATAAAGGTAGATTTATCGGTAATGTGCCTCGTGGTATGCTAAGCCACTGGTGTAGGATCAAAAATGGCGTTATAGAAAACTGGCAAGCAGTCGTCCCATCTACTTGGAATGCAAGTCCAAAAGATGCTAAAGGTCAAATGGGTAGCTATGAGGCTTGTTTAATAGGGTTAAAAATCGCTGATTTAAAACAGCCTTTAGAGATAATACGCAAAATTCACTCATATGATCCTTGTATAGCTTGTGCAGTTCATGTGATGGATACAAAAGGCAATGAATTAAGTAGCTATAAAGTCAATCCGAATTTAATCTAA
- a CDS encoding AzlC family ABC transporter permease, which yields MNLKFKIFQSTIAVMMGYASLGFAFGLYGASMGMPSWIMGITSVMVYAGSVEFLFVAFIVSGANLWGVFFISFLLNFRHFFYTLGLLEEIKKLKFRYYFIYALSDETYALIKSRNDIDDTNRDLIFNFTAFLNQIYWVFSVILGSILGSNLNLNYKGIEFSLAALFGVLSYEVFKRDKNNRVAMLGFGVGILGLFLFPLHYYLFCSLILVMLILIIFKRLF from the coding sequence ATGAATCTTAAATTTAAAATATTTCAATCCACAATTGCTGTTATGATGGGTTACGCATCACTTGGCTTTGCCTTTGGGCTATATGGTGCTAGTATGGGTATGCCAAGCTGGATAATGGGCATTACAAGCGTGATGGTTTATGCTGGTAGTGTGGAGTTTTTGTTTGTTGCTTTTATCGTAAGTGGAGCGAATTTGTGGGGAGTATTTTTTATCTCATTTTTGCTAAATTTTAGACATTTTTTCTACACTTTAGGACTTTTAGAGGAGATTAAAAAGCTTAAATTTAGATATTATTTTATCTATGCTTTAAGCGATGAGACTTATGCTTTGATTAAATCACGCAATGATATTGATGACACAAATAGGGATTTGATATTTAATTTTACCGCTTTTTTAAACCAAATTTACTGGGTATTTAGCGTAATCTTAGGTAGTATTTTGGGCTCAAATTTAAATTTAAATTATAAGGGGATTGAGTTTAGCTTGGCTGCTTTGTTTGGTGTGCTTTCATATGAGGTTTTTAAACGAGATAAAAATAATCGTGTGGCTATGCTTGGATTTGGCGTGGGGATTTTGGGGCTATTTTTATTTCCTTTGCACTACTATCTATTTTGCTCACTTATTTTGGTTATGCTTATTTTGATAATTTTTAAAAGGCTGTTTTAA
- a CDS encoding AzlD domain-containing protein, producing the protein MEYLPYILAGCVATLLCRFLPYFLFKKRSNGEVLKYLERRSTLVIMIILTIYAIASMKFDNIWLGACAVACLFLAITLQIWRKNSLISIAVPTILYIYIANFSGL; encoded by the coding sequence ATGGAGTATTTGCCATATATTTTAGCTGGTTGTGTAGCAACCTTACTTTGTAGATTTTTGCCTTATTTTTTGTTTAAAAAACGAAGTAATGGGGAGGTGCTTAAATATTTAGAGCGTAGAAGCACTTTAGTGATTATGATTATTTTGACGATTTATGCAATCGCTAGTATGAAATTTGATAATATTTGGCTTGGTGCGTGTGCGGTGGCTTGTCTATTTTTGGCTATTACTTTACAAATTTGGAGAAAAAATAGCCTAATAAGCATAGCTGTGCCTACGATTTTATATATTTATATTGCTAATTTTAGCGGTTTGTAA
- the cybH gene encoding Ni/Fe-hydrogenase, b-type cytochrome subunit yields the protein MKSSKKHIAEYEFSIGLRLTHWIRAISIVVLSISGFYIAYVFVSPAITGEPINFMNAKWRAVHQVAGFILIGCFIFKTYLFFFDKQSHIERVSVKNVLSPKIWIEQIKYYLFLGKHPHIQGTYNPLQFASYIFFYIVLFVICLTGLILYVNVYHEGLGGLLYTPMRAIEAWMGGLANVRQIHHIAMWIIFIFMVVHIYMAIFNAIKGKDGAMDAIISGYKFPKEK from the coding sequence ATGAAAAGTAGTAAAAAACATATCGCTGAGTATGAATTTAGCATAGGCTTACGCCTTACACATTGGATTAGAGCTATATCTATTGTGGTTTTAAGTATAAGTGGATTTTATATCGCTTATGTTTTTGTAAGTCCAGCTATCACAGGTGAGCCTATAAATTTTATGAATGCTAAATGGCGTGCCGTGCATCAGGTGGCTGGATTTATATTAATAGGTTGTTTTATATTTAAGACATATCTATTTTTCTTTGATAAACAAAGCCATATAGAAAGGGTGAGTGTAAAAAATGTTTTAAGCCCAAAAATTTGGATAGAGCAGATCAAATACTATCTATTTTTAGGTAAGCACCCACATATACAAGGGACATATAATCCACTCCAATTTGCCTCTTATATATTCTTTTATATTGTGCTTTTTGTTATATGCCTTACTGGCTTGATTTTATATGTAAATGTATATCACGAAGGGCTTGGTGGGTTGCTTTATACGCCTATGAGAGCTATCGAGGCTTGGATGGGTGGGCTTGCTAATGTGCGTCAAATTCACCACATTGCTATGTGGATTATCTTTATCTTTATGGTAGTTCATATATATATGGCTATATTTAATGCTATAAAAGGCAAAGATGGTGCTATGGATGCTATAATTAGTGGCTATAAATTCCCAAAAGAGAAGTAG
- the fumC gene encoding class II fumarate hydratase, with protein MDFRIEKDTMGEIKVPNDKYWGAQTERSLENFKIGKGTMPSEVIEGFAYLKKACAIVNNKLGRLDEAKTKAISQACDEVLAGKLDGNFPLVVWQTGSGTQSNMNLNEVIANRATEILGEDFRSKKLIHPNDDVNKGQSSNDTYPTAMRIAFVLEIAKQLLPAIDKLLSTLEAKSKEFANIVKIGRTHLQDATPLTLGQEFSGYAHMLKASKNQILATIPFLEELAIGGTAVGTGLNSHPDFSPMVSEVLNEITKTEFKFKSHPNKFHGLTSHDAEVFLSGALNGLGSNLMKIANDIRWLASGPRCGIGEINIPENEPGSSIMPGKVNPTQCEAVTMVAVQVAGNHVSVAMGASQGNFELNVFKPVIAHNILESIRLLSDSMISFNDHCAVGITANEAKIDKLLHESLMLVTALNPHIGYENAAKIAKTAHKNGTTLKEEAINLGLLTAAQFDEWVKPEDMTAPKK; from the coding sequence ATGGATTTTCGTATAGAAAAAGACACAATGGGCGAGATTAAGGTGCCAAATGATAAGTATTGGGGAGCTCAAACTGAAAGAAGTTTAGAGAACTTTAAGATCGGTAAAGGCACTATGCCAAGTGAGGTTATAGAGGGTTTTGCGTATCTTAAAAAGGCTTGCGCTATCGTAAATAATAAGCTTGGTCGCTTAGATGAAGCTAAGACAAAAGCTATTTCTCAAGCTTGCGATGAGGTATTAGCTGGTAAATTAGATGGAAATTTCCCACTTGTAGTATGGCAAACAGGTAGCGGAACTCAGTCAAATATGAACTTAAATGAGGTTATAGCTAACCGAGCTACTGAGATTTTGGGCGAGGATTTTAGAAGTAAAAAGCTAATCCATCCAAATGATGATGTAAATAAGGGTCAAAGCTCAAATGATACCTATCCAACTGCTATGAGAATTGCTTTTGTCTTAGAGATTGCTAAGCAGCTACTTCCAGCTATTGATAAGCTTTTATCTACGCTTGAAGCAAAGAGCAAAGAGTTTGCAAATATCGTAAAAATCGGTCGCACTCACTTACAAGATGCTACACCTTTAACCTTAGGTCAAGAGTTTAGTGGATATGCCCATATGCTAAAAGCTAGTAAAAATCAAATTCTAGCTACAATTCCATTTTTAGAAGAGCTTGCTATCGGTGGGACAGCTGTGGGAACTGGATTAAATAGCCATCCTGATTTTAGCCCTATGGTTAGTGAGGTCTTAAATGAGATAACTAAAACTGAGTTTAAATTTAAATCTCATCCAAATAAATTCCACGGATTAACAAGCCATGACGCTGAAGTTTTCTTAAGCGGTGCTTTAAATGGTCTTGGATCAAATTTAATGAAAATAGCAAATGATATAAGATGGTTAGCAAGCGGTCCAAGATGTGGTATTGGCGAGATAAATATCCCTGAAAATGAACCAGGAAGCTCTATTATGCCAGGTAAGGTAAATCCTACTCAATGCGAAGCCGTAACAATGGTAGCTGTCCAAGTAGCAGGCAACCATGTAAGTGTGGCTATGGGGGCATCTCAAGGAAATTTTGAGCTAAATGTATTTAAGCCAGTTATAGCTCACAATATTTTAGAGAGCATTAGATTATTAAGCGATTCTATGATTAGCTTTAATGACCATTGCGCGGTGGGAATTACTGCAAATGAAGCTAAAATCGATAAACTTCTTCACGAAAGCCTTATGCTTGTAACTGCTTTAAATCCACATATTGGATATGAAAATGCAGCAAAAATAGCAAAAACAGCTCATAAAAATGGCACAACCTTAAAAGAAGAAGCTATAAATTTAGGTCTTTTGACAGCGGCTCAGTTTGATGAGTGGGTAAAACCTGAAGATATGACCGCTCCTAAAAAGTAA
- a CDS encoding AAA family ATPase, with amino-acid sequence MNFKVKNLGLLNQAEIEIGDLTILCGENNSGKTYAVYAFYGFWRLLPENINELILRHKDSFIQKEKNIIAIEETKFIQIHANLKNEMNKLYKNKLVKVLGGNADIYKDAKFELSFEILNYEKIFKQQNSFFNVYKADENIIFEFFDRDDLSSQNIHLFLVYLIISRLFYRHQINIISVERTGIAMFYSELNISRNNILAGLTQNNQGDIIDNINNYIQKATSRYPLPITDNISLINDISNVTNQKSFIAESKNNEILDLLWQIVGGKYIINDYGLQFATGAKQKILQKHKTINIQQTSSSVKSLFLLDLYIRFQAQKNDILIIDEPELNLHPKNQILLARLLVMLVNIGIKVFISTHSDYILREFSSCICLKNISDENLKNLEEYSKQMQLDANKVRAYQTIKIRDEITTESVKITQDDGIFMKTFNEVINMQNIAQDKIYEQILKSRL; translated from the coding sequence ATGAATTTTAAGGTTAAAAATCTAGGACTTTTAAATCAAGCGGAGATAGAAATTGGCGACTTAACCATTCTTTGCGGTGAAAATAATAGTGGTAAAACCTATGCTGTTTATGCTTTTTATGGTTTTTGGAGATTATTACCTGAAAATATTAATGAGCTTATTTTAAGGCATAAAGATAGTTTTATACAAAAAGAAAAAAATATTATCGCTATTGAAGAAACAAAATTTATCCAAATTCACGCAAATCTAAAAAACGAAATGAATAAGCTATACAAAAATAAACTTGTAAAAGTTTTAGGAGGCAATGCAGATATTTACAAAGATGCTAAATTTGAATTAAGTTTTGAAATTTTAAATTACGAAAAGATTTTTAAACAGCAAAATTCTTTCTTTAATGTTTATAAAGCAGATGAAAATATAATATTTGAATTTTTTGATAGAGATGATTTATCATCTCAAAATATACATTTATTTTTAGTTTATCTTATAATAAGCAGATTATTTTATAGACATCAAATAAATATTATTAGTGTAGAACGCACAGGTATTGCTATGTTTTATAGTGAGTTAAATATAAGCAGAAATAACATCCTAGCAGGTCTAACCCAAAATAATCAAGGAGATATCATCGATAATATAAATAACTATATACAAAAAGCTACCTCTCGCTATCCTTTGCCAATTACTGACAATATATCTCTTATAAATGATATATCAAATGTTACTAATCAAAAAAGCTTTATCGCTGAAAGTAAAAATAATGAAATTTTAGATTTGCTTTGGCAGATAGTTGGCGGAAAATATATAATAAATGATTATGGATTACAATTTGCGACTGGTGCAAAACAAAAAATACTCCAAAAACACAAAACTATAAATATCCAGCAAACTTCTAGCTCTGTTAAATCTTTATTTTTATTAGATTTATATATTAGATTTCAAGCACAAAAAAATGATATTTTAATTATAGATGAACCAGAATTAAACCTGCATCCAAAAAATCAAATTCTACTAGCTAGGCTTTTAGTTATGTTGGTAAATATCGGCATAAAGGTGTTTATCAGCACTCATAGCGATTATATTTTGCGTGAGTTTAGTTCATGTATTTGCCTAAAAAATATTAGCGATGAAAATTTGAAAAATTTAGAAGAGTATTCAAAACAAATGCAATTAGACGCTAATAAAGTAAGAGCTTATCAAACTATAAAAATTAGAGATGAAATAACTACTGAAAGTGTTAAAATTACTCAAGATGATGGTATTTTTATGAAAACTTTTAATGAAGTGATAAATATGCAAAACATAGCTCAAGATAAAATTTATGAGCAAATTTTAAAGAGCCGATTATGA
- a CDS encoding valine--tRNA ligase has protein sequence MAEFYDAKMVEEKFYKICENRGYFEIDGNKNIQEDNKTFCIMMPPPNVTGVLHIGHALTFTLQDIITRYKRMDGYKTLWQPGLDHAGIATQNVVEKQLLASGLTKEQIGRDEFLKKTWEWKEKSGGIILHQMRRLGITPAWSRERFTMDEGLKNAVRKAFVNLYNKGLIVRGNYMVNWCTHDGALSDVEVEHRANKGKLYHLRYFLCENSCSNHSQIGGDCEADLGVAQNFASADRINNSSSEQNSSSAKDASKRPYIVVATTRPETYFGDTAVMVNPDDERYKSLIGKSVELPLLNRKIKIIADSHVDISFGTGVVKVTPAHDTNDYEVGKRHNLEFITIFDEKGILNEHCGEFQGLERLEAREKIINELESKGFVEKIEDYENQVGYCYRCKNVVEPYISKQWFVKANIAKQAIEDVNDGGAKFYPSHWINSFNAWMRELKDWCISRQLWWGHQIPVFYCECGYEWADESEKSLKCPKCGGVKFTQDPDVLDTWFSSGLWPISTLGWGNGDALKNDKWFDGDLSEFYPNTMLITGFDILFFWVARMMFQCENATEKLPFKDIYLHALVKDKDGKKMSKSSGNVIDPLEKIDEYSADILRFTLTLLCVAGRDIRLSEEKMVLVRNFTNKLYNASKFLMLNADKFPDFDENAVHSELGKYILSRFKIATNETRKALDSYRFNDAADRVYKFLWDEFCDWGIELSKANKSAIIELGSIFKESMKLLSPFMPFISEYLYHELSGTNLENSTSIMVMKYPKSSSIDEEIVAKFELIIEAIISIRRAKATIDQGNAKISKAFIRINKNLNINQYLNFIKLLAKCEEIELTDEIVPNSARDVSKNLESFIPLSGVDTTAIIARLNSQKTKLEKEIAKLENMLNNEKFVANAPQAVLQTNKDGLVTAKEKFEKVCSELRNFGEI, from the coding sequence ATGGCTGAATTTTATGATGCGAAAATGGTAGAAGAGAAATTTTATAAAATTTGTGAAAATCGTGGATATTTTGAGATAGATGGAAACAAAAATATTCAAGAAGACAATAAAACTTTTTGCATTATGATGCCGCCCCCAAATGTTACTGGAGTGCTTCATATAGGGCATGCGCTTACCTTTACCTTACAAGATATAATAACAAGATATAAAAGAATGGATGGGTATAAAACTCTATGGCAACCAGGGCTTGATCACGCTGGAATTGCTACTCAAAATGTGGTTGAAAAACAACTTTTAGCTAGTGGGCTTACAAAAGAGCAAATTGGAAGAGATGAATTCCTTAAAAAAACTTGGGAATGGAAGGAAAAAAGCGGTGGCATAATACTCCACCAAATGCGTCGCCTTGGTATAACTCCAGCGTGGAGTAGAGAGCGATTTACTATGGATGAGGGGCTAAAAAACGCCGTGCGAAAAGCCTTTGTAAATTTATATAATAAGGGCTTGATAGTCCGCGGAAACTATATGGTAAATTGGTGTACTCACGATGGAGCCTTAAGCGATGTAGAGGTCGAGCATAGGGCAAATAAAGGCAAATTATATCATTTGAGATATTTTTTATGTGAAAATAGTTGTTCAAACCATAGCCAGATAGGTGGCGATTGCGAAGCGGATTTGGGGGTTGCGCAGAATTTTGCGAGTGCAGATAGAATAAATAATTCATCAAGCGAGCAAAATTCAAGCTCCGCTAAAGATGCGAGCAAGCGTCCCTATATCGTGGTGGCTACTACTAGACCTGAAACCTACTTTGGCGATACTGCTGTGATGGTAAATCCAGATGATGAGAGATATAAAAGCTTAATTGGTAAAAGCGTAGAGCTACCGCTACTAAATCGTAAAATCAAGATTATTGCTGATAGTCATGTTGATATAAGCTTTGGAACTGGCGTGGTGAAAGTAACTCCAGCTCACGATACAAACGACTACGAAGTGGGTAAACGGCATAATTTGGAATTTATAACTATCTTTGATGAAAAGGGAATTTTAAACGAGCATTGTGGGGAATTTCAAGGATTAGAGAGATTAGAAGCTAGAGAAAAAATCATAAATGAGCTAGAAAGCAAGGGCTTTGTAGAAAAAATCGAAGATTATGAAAATCAAGTAGGATATTGCTACCGCTGTAAAAATGTAGTTGAGCCATATATAAGTAAGCAGTGGTTTGTAAAAGCCAATATCGCAAAACAAGCCATAGAAGATGTAAATGATGGCGGAGCTAAATTCTACCCATCGCACTGGATAAATAGCTTTAATGCGTGGATGAGAGAGCTAAAAGATTGGTGTATTAGTCGCCAACTATGGTGGGGGCATCAAATTCCAGTATTTTACTGCGAGTGCGGATATGAGTGGGCTGATGAGAGTGAAAAATCGCTAAAATGTCCAAAATGTGGTGGAGTTAAATTCACTCAAGATCCTGATGTGCTTGATACTTGGTTTTCTAGTGGGCTTTGGCCTATTTCTACGCTTGGCTGGGGAAATGGAGATGCGCTGAAAAATGATAAATGGTTTGATGGCGATTTGAGCGAATTTTACCCAAATACTATGCTAATTACTGGCTTTGATATACTCTTTTTCTGGGTTGCTAGAATGATGTTTCAGTGCGAAAATGCCACAGAAAAACTACCTTTTAAAGATATTTATCTTCACGCACTTGTAAAGGATAAAGATGGCAAAAAGATGAGTAAATCAAGTGGAAATGTGATAGACCCACTAGAAAAAATAGATGAATATTCAGCTGATATTTTGCGTTTTACCCTTACTTTACTTTGCGTTGCTGGTCGAGATATAAGGCTAAGTGAAGAGAAGATGGTGCTAGTAAGGAATTTTACAAACAAGCTTTACAACGCAAGTAAATTCCTAATGCTAAATGCAGATAAATTCCCAGATTTTGATGAAAATGCTGTGCATTCAGAGCTTGGAAAATACATACTAAGCCGATTTAAAATAGCTACAAATGAGACTAGAAAGGCTCTTGATAGCTATAGATTTAATGATGCAGCAGATAGGGTGTATAAATTTTTGTGGGATGAGTTTTGTGATTGGGGAATTGAACTATCAAAAGCTAATAAGAGTGCGATTATCGAGCTTGGCTCTATTTTTAAAGAGAGTATGAAGCTATTAAGTCCGTTTATGCCTTTTATAAGCGAGTATTTGTATCACGAGTTAAGTGGCACAAATTTAGAGAATTCTACCTCCATAATGGTGATGAAATACCCAAAATCTAGCTCAATAGATGAGGAGATCGTAGCTAAATTTGAGCTAATTATCGAAGCCATTATAAGCATTCGCCGTGCTAAGGCTACAATCGACCAAGGAAATGCTAAAATTTCAAAAGCCTTCATAAGGATAAACAAAAACTTAAATATAAACCAATATCTAAATTTCATCAAACTCCTAGCCAAATGCGAAGAGATAGAGCTTACAGATGAGATAGTGCCAAACTCAGCTAGAGATGTAAGTAAGAATTTAGAGAGCTTTATCCCGCTTTCAGGAGTGGATACGACTGCCATCATCGCACGGCTAAATTCGCAAAAAACCAAGCTTGAAAAAGAGATAGCTAAGCTTGAAAATATGCTAAATAATGAAAAATTTGTAGCAAATGCTCCACAAGCCGTGCTACAAACCAATAAAGATGGTCTAGTAACTGCTAAGGAGAAATTTGAAAAAGTGTGTAGTGAGCTGAGAAATTTTGGAGAAATATAA